In Saccharomonospora marina XMU15, one genomic interval encodes:
- a CDS encoding thioredoxin domain-containing protein: MNRLASATSPYLLQHADNPVDWWPWSAQALDEAKRRDVPILLSIGYAACHWCHVMAHESFEDDETAAFMNAHFVNIKVDREERPDIDAVYMTATQAMTGQGGWPMTCFLTPDGKPFHCGTYYPPTPRHGMPSFRQVLTAVARAWSERADELRQGATKIVSHIQEQTAPLAQRPVDEEAIATAVSTLRGQIDPGHGGFGGAPKFPPAMVMEFLLRHYERTGSAEALSVVELTAEGMARGGIYDQLAGGFARYSVDAAWVVPHFEKMLYDNALLLRCYAHLARRTSSALATRVAAETAEFLLRDLRTQEGGFAASLDADTEGVEGLTYVWTPAQLVEVLGPEDGSWAAEVFRVTEEGTFEHGASTLQLPRDPDETARWLRVSTALLEARNGRPQPSRDDKVVTAWNGLAITALAEAGVALERPDWVEAAVSAAELLLDRHLVDARLRRSSRGGVVGEAAGVLEDYACLAEGLLAVHQASGESVWLTQATLLLDTALELFSDDELPGAFHDTAADAEALVHRPSDPTDNATPSGASALAGALLTASALAGPDRAGEYRQACERALDRAGTIVAQAPRFAGHWLSVAEALLAGPVQVAVVGPDAAARSDLLVEAAREVHGGGVVLAGPPEAGGVPLLADRPLVDGNAAAYVCHGYVCERPVTTPQRLAAALSVPIRQ, encoded by the coding sequence GTGAATCGCCTAGCCAGCGCAACCTCGCCGTACCTGCTGCAGCACGCCGACAACCCGGTGGACTGGTGGCCGTGGAGCGCGCAGGCCCTCGACGAGGCGAAGCGCCGTGACGTGCCCATCCTGCTGTCCATCGGCTACGCCGCGTGCCACTGGTGTCACGTCATGGCCCACGAGTCGTTCGAAGACGACGAGACGGCCGCGTTCATGAACGCGCACTTCGTCAACATCAAGGTGGACCGCGAGGAGCGGCCGGACATCGACGCCGTCTACATGACCGCCACCCAGGCGATGACCGGGCAGGGCGGCTGGCCGATGACGTGCTTCCTCACCCCGGACGGCAAGCCGTTCCACTGCGGCACCTACTACCCGCCGACGCCCCGGCACGGGATGCCGTCGTTTCGGCAGGTGCTCACGGCGGTGGCGCGCGCGTGGTCGGAACGCGCGGACGAACTGCGCCAGGGTGCCACGAAGATCGTCAGCCACATCCAGGAGCAGACGGCGCCGCTGGCGCAGCGACCTGTCGACGAGGAGGCCATCGCGACCGCGGTGTCCACTTTGCGCGGACAGATCGATCCGGGGCACGGCGGCTTCGGTGGTGCGCCCAAGTTCCCGCCCGCCATGGTCATGGAGTTCCTGCTGCGCCACTACGAGCGCACCGGATCGGCCGAAGCGCTGTCCGTTGTGGAGCTCACGGCGGAGGGTATGGCTCGCGGTGGCATCTACGACCAGCTCGCGGGCGGGTTCGCCAGGTACTCGGTGGACGCGGCGTGGGTGGTGCCGCACTTCGAGAAGATGTTGTACGACAACGCACTGCTGCTGCGCTGCTACGCCCATCTCGCCCGCCGCACCTCCTCCGCGCTGGCCACCCGTGTCGCCGCGGAGACCGCGGAGTTCCTGCTTCGCGACCTGCGCACGCAGGAGGGCGGGTTCGCCGCGTCGCTGGACGCCGACACCGAGGGCGTCGAAGGGCTCACCTACGTGTGGACCCCCGCGCAACTGGTCGAGGTGCTCGGGCCGGAGGACGGCTCGTGGGCGGCGGAGGTCTTCCGGGTGACCGAGGAAGGCACCTTCGAGCACGGGGCCTCCACGCTGCAACTGCCACGCGACCCCGACGAAACGGCCAGGTGGTTGCGGGTGAGCACGGCGTTGCTCGAAGCGCGTAACGGTCGGCCGCAGCCGTCGCGCGACGACAAGGTGGTCACCGCCTGGAACGGGCTGGCGATCACCGCGCTCGCCGAGGCGGGTGTGGCGCTCGAGCGACCCGACTGGGTGGAGGCTGCCGTCTCCGCCGCCGAGTTGCTGCTCGACCGGCATCTCGTGGACGCACGGCTGCGGCGCAGCTCTCGCGGCGGCGTGGTCGGTGAAGCCGCAGGGGTGCTCGAGGACTACGCATGCCTTGCCGAGGGCCTGCTCGCGGTCCACCAGGCCAGTGGAGAGTCGGTGTGGCTGACGCAGGCGACCCTGCTGCTGGACACCGCGCTGGAGCTGTTCTCCGACGACGAGTTGCCTGGTGCGTTCCACGACACGGCCGCCGACGCCGAGGCGCTGGTGCATCGGCCGTCGGACCCCACCGACAACGCCACGCCATCGGGAGCGTCCGCGCTGGCAGGGGCGTTGCTCACGGCTTCCGCGCTGGCGGGTCCGGACCGAGCAGGCGAGTACCGGCAGGCTTGTGAGCGAGCGCTGGACAGGGCCGGGACGATCGTCGCGCAGGCACCACGGTTCGCCGGACACTGGCTGTCCGTGGCGGAGGCACTGCTCGCGGGACCTGTCCAGGTCGCTGTCGTGGGGCCGGACGCGGCGGCGCGGTCGGATCTGCTTGTCGAGGCAGCACGCGAGGTGCACGGCGGCGGCGTGGTGCTGGCGGGTCCGCCAGAGGCGGGCGGTGTGCCGCTGCTCGCCGACCGCCCGCTTGTCGACGGGAATGCCGCGGCCTATGTCTGCCACGGATACGTGTGCGAACGCCCGGTGACGACACCGCAGCGACTGGCCGCGGCGCTGTCGGTACCCATTCGCCAGTAG
- a CDS encoding TetR/AcrR family transcriptional regulator, with translation MGDVIGVYSGSGDPKRSMELLWGIQERPRRGPKPRLTVDRIAAAAIAIANAEGLEAVSMRRLATDLGVTAMSLYGYVPSKAELVDLMVDRVHAEACEDEEEPGGWRDRLARAARRTWELYLRHPWLLQVATTRPVLGPNLIAKYDRDLRAVAGIGLTSIEMDLVVTLVVNYVHGAARGAVEYAQAERATGIADEEWWRRYEPLLTKVFDAEKFPVAAEVGAAAGQEYGAADPARAFEFGLERLLDGVAVLVEQAARRGPASRQRV, from the coding sequence ATGGGCGATGTGATCGGCGTTTACAGCGGAAGCGGTGACCCGAAGCGCAGCATGGAGCTGCTCTGGGGCATCCAGGAACGACCGCGCAGAGGCCCGAAGCCCCGGCTCACGGTCGACCGCATCGCGGCGGCCGCCATCGCGATCGCCAACGCCGAGGGGCTGGAAGCCGTCTCGATGCGCAGGCTCGCCACGGACCTCGGCGTCACCGCGATGTCGCTCTACGGCTACGTACCCAGCAAGGCGGAACTCGTCGACCTCATGGTGGACAGGGTCCACGCCGAGGCATGCGAGGACGAGGAGGAGCCGGGCGGTTGGCGGGATCGGCTGGCGCGAGCCGCGAGGCGCACCTGGGAGCTCTACCTGCGCCATCCCTGGCTGCTACAGGTGGCGACCACGCGCCCCGTGCTCGGACCCAACCTGATCGCCAAGTACGACCGTGACCTGCGTGCCGTCGCGGGAATCGGGCTGACCAGCATCGAAATGGACCTGGTGGTGACGCTCGTGGTCAACTACGTGCACGGTGCGGCACGCGGCGCCGTGGAGTATGCGCAGGCCGAGCGCGCCACCGGAATCGCCGACGAGGAATGGTGGCGGCGGTACGAACCGCTGCTCACCAAGGTGTTCGACGCCGAGAAGTTCCCCGTCGCCGCGGAGGTCGGCGCCGCCGCGGGCCAGGAGTACGGGGCCGCCGACCCGGCAAGGGCGTTCGAGTTCGGGCTCGAACGGCTGCTCGACGGGGTCGCAGTGCTCGTCGAGCAGGCGGCGCGGCGGGGACCGGCGAGCCGACAGCGCGTGTGA
- a CDS encoding daunorubicin resistance protein DrrA family ABC transporter ATP-binding protein, producing MALDATVVAEGLRKRYGDTTALDGFDLRVRTGTVHGLLGPNGAGKTTAVRVLTTLVRPDSGRASVAGFDVSSRHKWVRYRIGLVGQHAAVDEILTGRQNLELFGRLLHLDRARARERAGELLVRFGLGEAADRPLKQYSGGMRRRLDLAASLILTPPVLFLDEPTTGLDPRARNEVWARIRELASAGTTVLLTTQYLEEADQLADEVSVVDAGKVVAQGTPEELKKRIGTDRVDIVVRDGADIPAATRLLASIAAGDVELDTERRWLSAPVGDRMAALAALVRTLGEAGVAAEDIALRRPTLDEVFLELTTATPNKPTKPTKEIA from the coding sequence ATGGCGCTGGACGCGACGGTCGTCGCGGAGGGGCTGCGCAAGCGCTACGGCGACACGACCGCACTGGACGGATTCGACCTGCGGGTGCGCACGGGAACCGTGCACGGCCTGCTGGGACCGAACGGCGCGGGCAAGACAACGGCGGTGCGAGTACTGACCACCCTCGTGCGACCCGACTCCGGAAGAGCCAGCGTGGCGGGTTTCGACGTATCGAGCCGGCACAAGTGGGTGCGATACCGGATCGGCCTCGTCGGACAGCACGCCGCCGTCGACGAGATCCTGACCGGCAGGCAGAACCTCGAGTTGTTCGGCAGGTTGCTGCACCTTGACAGGGCGCGCGCCAGGGAGCGGGCAGGGGAACTACTGGTTCGCTTCGGGCTGGGCGAGGCGGCGGACCGGCCGCTGAAGCAGTACTCCGGCGGCATGCGCAGGCGACTCGACCTCGCGGCCAGTCTCATCCTGACGCCCCCGGTGCTGTTCCTCGACGAGCCCACCACCGGACTCGACCCGCGCGCCCGCAACGAGGTGTGGGCACGGATTCGGGAGCTGGCCTCGGCGGGCACGACGGTGTTGCTCACCACCCAGTACCTGGAGGAGGCCGACCAGCTCGCCGACGAGGTGTCCGTGGTCGACGCGGGCAAGGTCGTGGCTCAGGGCACGCCCGAGGAGCTGAAGAAACGAATCGGCACCGACCGCGTCGACATCGTCGTCCGCGACGGCGCGGATATCCCGGCGGCCACGCGGTTGCTGGCATCGATCGCGGCGGGCGACGTGGAGCTCGATACCGAGCGCAGGTGGCTCAGCGCACCGGTAGGAGACCGCATGGCGGCGTTGGCGGCACTCGTTCGCACGCTGGGCGAAGCGGGTGTCGCGGCCGAGGACATCGCACTGCGCAGGCCGACCCTGGACGAGGTGTTCCTCGAACTCACCACTGCCACCCCGAACAAGCCGACCAAGCCGACCAAGGAGATCGCATGA
- a CDS encoding ABC transporter permease, with amino-acid sequence MSQDLAPQHPGGVSIAEPAPPRGKERLRWAVADGWAITKRDLTHWRNQPGQFVAGQLFPVMVLLLFGLLFGGAMAVPGGGYWEFLVPGVLALTMVFGVEGTFTAVSTDVTRGVTDRFRSLPMAPSAVVVGRCTADMLNAVLSLATLTAVGLAAGWRPHGGLTATLAAFGLLLLLRLAMLWLGVYLGLVLRSAESVMALQILVWPLGFLSNTFVAPATMPGWLGTIAEWNPLSATVAATRELFGNPGWTTDSWLATHPVLAAVAWPALGIAVFFPLSVRRYRALSH; translated from the coding sequence ATGAGCCAGGATCTCGCGCCACAACACCCCGGCGGCGTGAGCATCGCCGAACCGGCCCCGCCGCGTGGCAAGGAACGTCTGCGCTGGGCCGTAGCCGATGGGTGGGCTATCACCAAGCGTGACCTCACGCACTGGAGGAACCAGCCCGGCCAGTTCGTGGCAGGGCAACTGTTCCCTGTCATGGTGCTGTTGCTGTTCGGGCTGCTCTTCGGCGGGGCGATGGCCGTGCCCGGTGGCGGTTACTGGGAGTTTCTCGTGCCAGGCGTGCTGGCTCTGACGATGGTGTTCGGCGTCGAGGGCACGTTCACCGCCGTCAGCACGGATGTCACCCGGGGCGTCACCGACCGCTTCCGGTCGCTGCCGATGGCACCCTCGGCAGTGGTCGTCGGCCGGTGCACGGCCGACATGCTGAACGCCGTGCTGAGCCTGGCGACACTCACGGCCGTGGGACTCGCGGCGGGTTGGCGACCGCACGGCGGGCTCACCGCGACCCTCGCCGCCTTCGGGCTGCTCCTGCTGTTGCGGCTGGCGATGCTGTGGCTTGGCGTCTACCTCGGGCTCGTCCTGCGCAGCGCGGAATCGGTGATGGCGCTGCAGATCCTGGTCTGGCCCCTTGGCTTTCTCTCCAACACCTTCGTGGCTCCGGCCACTATGCCGGGTTGGCTCGGGACGATCGCGGAGTGGAACCCGCTGTCCGCGACGGTCGCCGCGACGCGGGAGTTGTTCGGCAATCCCGGTTGGACGACCGACTCCTGGCTCGCGACACATCCGGTGCTCGCCGCCGTAGCCTGGCCCGCCCTAGGAATCGCGGTGTTCTTCCCGCTTTCCGTCCGCCGCTACCGCGCTCTCAGCCACTGA
- the mca gene encoding mycothiol conjugate amidase Mca, which translates to MAVSEGKTIGAGERLRLMAVHAHPDDESSKGAATMARYVAEGHDVMVVTCTGGEAGSVLNPAMDKPEVHANMSELRREEMARAAKILGVQHRWLGFIDSGLPEGEPMPPLPEGCFAAIPMEEPIRELVRAIREFRPHVVTTYDENGGYPHPDHIRCHEVSVAAYDAASDPERFPEAGEPWQPLKLYYSHGFSRAKLTAFHQALTSRGLDSPYGEWLSRWDPDKADVIERVTTRVRCAEYFEVRDEALKAHATQIDPNSRWFAVPLEVQREVWPTEEYELVRSLVDTTLPEDDLFAGVREKVNT; encoded by the coding sequence ATGGCGGTGTCCGAAGGCAAGACGATCGGTGCAGGAGAGCGGCTGCGGCTGATGGCGGTGCACGCGCATCCCGACGACGAGTCGAGCAAGGGTGCGGCCACGATGGCCCGCTATGTCGCTGAGGGTCACGACGTCATGGTCGTCACCTGCACCGGGGGTGAGGCGGGCAGCGTGCTCAACCCCGCGATGGACAAGCCCGAGGTTCACGCGAACATGTCGGAGCTGCGCAGGGAGGAGATGGCGCGCGCCGCCAAGATCCTCGGTGTGCAACACCGCTGGCTTGGCTTCATCGACTCCGGTCTGCCGGAGGGCGAGCCCATGCCGCCGTTGCCGGAAGGCTGTTTCGCCGCGATCCCGATGGAGGAGCCGATCCGTGAGCTGGTGCGTGCGATCCGCGAGTTCAGGCCACACGTGGTAACCACCTATGACGAAAACGGTGGTTACCCACATCCGGATCACATCCGGTGTCACGAGGTTTCCGTCGCAGCCTACGACGCCGCTTCGGACCCGGAGCGGTTCCCCGAGGCGGGTGAGCCGTGGCAGCCGTTGAAGCTCTACTACTCGCACGGGTTCTCCAGGGCGAAGCTCACCGCCTTCCACCAGGCGCTGACCTCGCGAGGGCTCGACTCGCCGTACGGTGAGTGGCTCAGCCGGTGGGACCCGGACAAGGCAGACGTCATCGAGCGTGTCACCACCCGGGTACGCTGTGCGGAGTACTTCGAGGTACGAGACGAGGCGCTCAAGGCGCACGCCACCCAGATCGACCCCAACAGCCGCTGGTTCGCCGTGCCGCTGGAGGTGCAGCGGGAAGTGTGGCCCACCGAGGAGTACGAACTCGTACGTTCCCTTGTCGACACGACGTTGCCGGAGGACGATCTGTTCGCGGGGGTCCGAGAGAAGGTGAACACATGA
- a CDS encoding DUF4307 domain-containing protein gives MSNGQADSARGRPQEVAPEPTVPENRYGRARRSARMPRGWRLWLLVLLVLGAGGALTYIAYRNLGAAPIEAERVGFEERPGNAMEITIAVRRDDQDRPGVCIVRVRDISGAESGRREVYIPPGVERVSTVIRGIDRPVTADVFGCAYNVPEYMSTS, from the coding sequence TTGAGCAACGGGCAGGCCGACTCGGCACGCGGACGACCGCAGGAGGTCGCACCGGAGCCCACCGTGCCGGAGAACCGCTACGGCCGTGCTCGTCGCTCCGCGCGAATGCCGCGCGGCTGGCGGCTGTGGCTGCTCGTACTGCTGGTTCTCGGCGCGGGGGGCGCCCTCACCTACATCGCATACCGCAACCTCGGGGCCGCTCCCATCGAGGCCGAGCGAGTCGGGTTCGAGGAGCGGCCGGGCAACGCCATGGAGATCACCATCGCCGTCCGACGCGACGACCAGGACCGTCCCGGCGTGTGCATCGTGCGGGTGCGCGACATCTCCGGCGCCGAGAGCGGCAGGAGAGAGGTCTACATCCCGCCGGGCGTCGAGCGAGTCTCTACGGTGATCCGCGGCATCGACCGGCCCGTTACCGCTGACGTGTTCGGATGCGCTTACAATGTCCCGGAGTACATGTCAACCTCGTAG
- the greA gene encoding transcription elongation factor GreA, producing MTVSDTKVTWLTQEAYDRLKSELDELIENRPVIAAKINDSREEGDLKENGGYHAAREEQGQQEARIRHLQELLRTAKVGEAPTNSGVAEPGMVLTVRYDGDDDEETFLLATREEGGQGPMEVYSPDSPLGKALLGAREGESREYSLPNGKTQKVTLVKAVPYSG from the coding sequence GTGACCGTGAGCGACACCAAGGTGACCTGGCTGACCCAGGAAGCCTACGACAGGCTCAAGAGCGAGCTCGATGAGTTGATCGAGAATCGTCCGGTCATCGCTGCGAAGATCAACGACAGCCGGGAGGAGGGCGACCTCAAGGAGAACGGTGGCTACCACGCCGCTCGTGAGGAACAGGGTCAGCAAGAAGCCCGCATCCGGCACCTGCAGGAGTTGCTTCGCACCGCGAAGGTCGGCGAGGCGCCCACGAACTCCGGCGTCGCCGAGCCGGGCATGGTCCTTACCGTGCGCTACGACGGCGACGACGACGAAGAGACTTTCCTGCTCGCGACCCGCGAGGAGGGCGGCCAGGGCCCGATGGAGGTGTACTCGCCCGATTCCCCGCTGGGGAAGGCGCTGCTCGGCGCCAGGGAGGGCGAGTCGCGCGAGTACAGCCTGCCCAACGGCAAGACCCAGAAGGTGACGCTCGTCAAGGCGGTGCCCTACAGCGGCTGA
- a CDS encoding MBL fold metallo-hydrolase, which yields MSTDLPICATCAMQYEAPRPDCPVCLDERQYVPAGGQRWTSLAELRAGDYTGKLAEQGQGIIGIGTQPSFGIGQRALLIPTASGNILWDCVAYLDDDLIAQIDELGGVSAIAISHPHYYTTMVEWAEAFDAPIHLHADDQQWIGRPHERIRLWDGVSHRLAEGFTLINLGVHFAGGTVLHRAEGTAGGAALFSGDIVQVIPDRTHVAFMYSYPNYIPERPSVVRRAAELLEPLEFQEIYGAWWDAVVRADGKEVVRRSVQRYLERVG from the coding sequence ATGAGCACCGACCTGCCCATCTGCGCCACTTGCGCCATGCAGTACGAGGCTCCTCGTCCGGACTGCCCGGTTTGTCTCGACGAGCGCCAGTACGTACCGGCGGGTGGCCAGCGCTGGACCAGCCTCGCCGAACTGCGTGCGGGTGACTACACCGGCAAGCTCGCCGAACAGGGCCAAGGCATCATCGGCATCGGGACACAGCCGTCCTTCGGGATCGGGCAACGGGCGCTGCTGATCCCCACCGCCTCGGGCAACATCCTGTGGGACTGCGTCGCCTACCTCGACGACGACCTGATCGCCCAGATCGACGAACTCGGGGGCGTGTCGGCCATCGCGATCAGCCACCCGCACTACTACACGACGATGGTCGAGTGGGCGGAGGCGTTCGACGCGCCGATCCACCTGCACGCCGACGACCAGCAGTGGATCGGAAGGCCGCACGAGCGCATCCGGCTGTGGGACGGTGTCAGCCACCGCCTCGCCGAGGGGTTCACGCTGATCAACCTCGGGGTGCACTTCGCGGGCGGAACGGTGCTGCACCGTGCTGAGGGAACCGCGGGCGGCGCGGCGCTGTTCAGCGGCGACATCGTCCAGGTGATCCCCGACCGCACGCACGTCGCCTTCATGTACAGCTACCCCAACTACATTCCCGAGCGCCCTTCGGTGGTCAGGCGTGCCGCCGAGTTGCTCGAACCGCTGGAGTTCCAGGAAATCTACGGGGCGTGGTGGGACGCGGTCGTACGCGCGGACGGCAAGGAGGTTGTCCGCCGGTCCGTGCAGCGCTACCTGGAGCGAGTGGGCTGA
- a CDS encoding Lrp/AsnC family transcriptional regulator: MDLDELDGRLLLLLTDTPRLGVLECARRLGVARGTVQARLDRLTTAGVLKGFPPELDLAAMGYGLTAFAVLEIAQGRRSEVSSALAAIDEVCEVHATTGQGDLFVRMVARSNDDLQRVIDEVVGVPGVRRTSTSIALSTPVAPRVRPLLERVARGQPTRSR; the protein is encoded by the coding sequence GTGGACCTCGACGAGCTTGACGGGCGCCTGCTGCTGTTGCTCACCGACACGCCACGGCTGGGCGTGCTCGAATGCGCGCGCAGGCTCGGGGTGGCGCGCGGCACCGTGCAGGCACGGCTGGACCGCCTCACCACCGCCGGGGTGCTGAAAGGCTTTCCTCCGGAACTCGACCTCGCAGCCATGGGCTACGGCCTTACCGCATTCGCGGTGCTGGAGATCGCGCAGGGCCGGAGGTCGGAGGTGTCGAGTGCGCTGGCCGCGATCGACGAGGTCTGCGAGGTCCACGCGACGACGGGACAGGGAGACCTGTTCGTGCGGATGGTCGCACGCTCCAACGACGACCTGCAGCGAGTGATCGACGAGGTGGTCGGCGTGCCAGGGGTGCGCAGGACATCGACGTCCATCGCGCTGTCCACGCCGGTTGCGCCAAGGGTTCGGCCGCTGCTGGAGCGCGTCGCGCGAGGTCAGCCCACTCGCTCCAGGTAG
- the hppD gene encoding 4-hydroxyphenylpyruvate dioxygenase, with the protein MTKPALDDLSYDQLRQLVGLVDHDISADPFPVTALDAVVFTAGNATQTAWFYQAAFGMDLVAYSGPETGNPDHKSFVLQSGAARFVINGGVRPDSPLLDHHRRHGDGVTDLALAVSDVDKCVEHARAQGATILVEPHDVSDADGTVRLAALATYGETRHTLVDRSRYFGPYLPGYQAGQRTVARPQGAPKRLFQAVDHCVGNVELGKMDYWVDWYHRVMGFVNMAEFVGDDIATEYSALMSKVVSNGNHRVKFPLNEPAVAKKKSQIDEYLEFYGGPGCQHIALATGDIVATVSAMRAAGVEFLHTPDSYYDDPELARRIGEVRLPIETLKQHRILVDRDEDGYLLQIFTKPIGDRPTVFFELIERHGSLGFGKGNFKALFEAIEREQERRGNL; encoded by the coding sequence ATGACCAAACCCGCTCTCGACGACCTCAGCTACGACCAGTTGCGTCAACTCGTCGGCCTCGTCGACCACGACATCTCGGCCGATCCGTTTCCGGTGACGGCATTGGACGCGGTCGTGTTCACCGCGGGCAACGCCACCCAGACGGCGTGGTTCTACCAGGCCGCCTTCGGCATGGACCTCGTCGCCTATTCCGGCCCCGAAACCGGCAACCCTGACCACAAGTCGTTCGTGCTGCAGTCCGGCGCCGCTCGGTTCGTGATCAACGGCGGCGTGCGCCCCGACTCCCCGCTGCTCGACCACCATCGCAGACACGGCGACGGCGTCACCGACCTCGCGCTCGCGGTGTCCGATGTGGACAAGTGCGTTGAGCACGCGAGGGCGCAGGGCGCCACGATCCTGGTAGAACCGCACGACGTCTCCGACGCGGACGGCACCGTGCGACTCGCCGCGCTCGCGACCTACGGTGAGACCAGGCACACGCTGGTCGACCGCTCCCGCTACTTCGGCCCGTACCTGCCGGGCTACCAGGCCGGGCAGCGCACGGTCGCGCGGCCGCAGGGTGCGCCGAAGCGACTGTTCCAGGCCGTCGACCACTGCGTCGGCAATGTCGAACTCGGCAAGATGGACTACTGGGTCGACTGGTATCACCGGGTGATGGGCTTCGTGAACATGGCGGAGTTCGTCGGCGACGACATCGCCACCGAGTACTCCGCACTGATGAGCAAGGTGGTGTCCAACGGCAACCACCGGGTGAAGTTCCCGCTCAACGAGCCCGCCGTGGCCAAGAAGAAGTCGCAGATCGACGAGTACCTCGAGTTCTACGGCGGTCCGGGTTGCCAGCACATCGCGTTGGCCACCGGCGACATCGTCGCGACCGTGTCGGCCATGCGCGCCGCGGGTGTCGAGTTCCTGCACACCCCCGACTCCTACTACGACGACCCTGAGCTCGCGCGGCGCATCGGCGAGGTCCGGCTGCCGATCGAGACGCTGAAACAACACCGCATCCTCGTCGACCGCGACGAGGACGGCTACCTGCTGCAGATCTTCACCAAACCGATCGGTGACCGGCCCACGGTGTTCTTCGAGCTCATCGAACGGCACGGCTCGCTGGGCTTCGGCAAGGGCAACTTCAAGGCGCTGTTCGAAGCGATCGAGCGTGAGCAGGAGCGCAGGGGCAACCTATAA
- the ilvA gene encoding threonine ammonia-lyase, which yields MRLVTVDQIRKARHLLEGVVRTTPVEHARDLEESVGGGVQLKCENLQRTGSFKIRGAYTRIHGLSQEERSRGVVAASAGNHAQGVALAAQLLGIKATVFMPERAPLPKLAATRGYGAEVQLHGEVLEETLARAEEFANSTGALFIHPFDHPDIIAGQGTVGLEILEQVPDVATILVATGGGGLVGGVACAVKALRPEVRVVGVQAESAAAFPASLAAGEPVRLRSMQTMADGIAVGAPGPLTLQHVSTLVDDIVTVNEESLSRAVLLCLERRKLVVEPAGAAAVAALLEHAGAFEPPVVAVLSGGNVDPLLLLQIIQHGMTAAGRYLSLRLCVPDRPGSLAGVLTRVGELGANVLDVEHSRISGRLAMGEVEIALKLETRGAQHCAEVAAQLQRAGYTVMP from the coding sequence ATGCGACTCGTGACCGTGGACCAGATCCGCAAGGCGCGGCACCTGCTCGAGGGAGTCGTGCGGACAACCCCCGTCGAGCACGCCCGCGACCTCGAGGAATCCGTCGGCGGAGGGGTGCAGCTGAAGTGCGAGAACCTGCAGCGCACCGGCTCTTTCAAGATCCGTGGCGCCTACACGCGCATTCACGGACTCTCGCAGGAGGAGCGCTCGCGCGGCGTCGTCGCCGCGAGTGCGGGCAACCACGCCCAGGGTGTGGCGCTGGCTGCCCAGCTGCTCGGCATCAAGGCGACGGTGTTCATGCCGGAGCGTGCCCCGCTGCCGAAACTGGCCGCCACTCGCGGCTACGGCGCCGAGGTGCAGCTGCACGGCGAGGTGCTCGAGGAAACTCTTGCCAGGGCCGAGGAGTTCGCGAACAGCACGGGTGCGCTGTTCATCCACCCCTTCGACCACCCCGACATCATCGCTGGCCAGGGCACTGTCGGCCTGGAGATCCTGGAGCAGGTGCCCGACGTGGCCACGATCCTGGTGGCAACGGGCGGTGGTGGCCTCGTCGGCGGGGTGGCGTGCGCGGTCAAGGCGTTGCGCCCCGAGGTGCGCGTGGTGGGCGTGCAGGCGGAGTCCGCCGCCGCGTTCCCTGCCTCCCTGGCGGCGGGTGAACCGGTGCGGCTGCGGAGCATGCAGACGATGGCGGACGGGATCGCCGTGGGGGCGCCGGGACCGTTGACGTTGCAGCACGTGTCCACGCTCGTCGACGACATCGTGACGGTGAACGAGGAGTCGCTGTCGCGTGCGGTGTTGCTGTGTCTGGAACGTCGAAAGCTCGTGGTCGAGCCCGCGGGCGCGGCGGCGGTGGCCGCGCTGCTCGAGCACGCGGGCGCGTTCGAACCGCCGGTGGTGGCTGTGCTTTCCGGTGGGAACGTGGACCCGCTGCTGCTGTTGCAGATCATCCAGCACGGTATGACCGCTGCGGGACGGTACCTGAGCCTGCGGCTGTGCGTTCCCGACCGGCCGGGTTCGCTGGCCGGTGTGCTGACGCGGGTCGGCGAACTCGGGGCCAACGTGCTCGACGTCGAGCATTCCCGGATCTCGGGCAGGCTGGCGATGGGAGAGGTGGAGATCGCGCTGAAGCTGGAGACCCGGGGTGCGCAGCACTGTGCGGAAGTGGCGGCGCAACTGCAGCGTGCGGGCTACACGGTGATGCCGTGA